The Lysobacter sp. HDW10 genome window below encodes:
- the dnaN gene encoding DNA polymerase III subunit beta: protein MRFSLQREALLKPLAQVVNVVERRQTLPVLGNLLVQVKSGYLALTGTDLEVEMMARTALDSGSEDGETTIPARKLFDIVRALPDGAKITLTLAGDKATIQGGRSRFTLATLPANDFPSAENEDTTERAVVPESALKELIDRTSFAMAQQDVRYYLNGLLFDLRGDTLRCVATDGHRLALCEAPLEGGQSKRQIIVPRKGVNELQRMLEGGDRNIELEIGRAHIRVVRDDATFTSKLIDGKFPDYEAVIPIGADKLVTMDREALRAALQRVAILSNEKYRGVRLETTPNLLQISSHNPEQEEAQEDVEVETKIEDITIGFNVTYLLDALSALRDEKVVLALRDANSSALLREASNERSRHVVMPLRL, encoded by the coding sequence GGTTCAAGTTAAATCGGGCTATCTCGCTTTGACGGGTACAGATCTCGAAGTCGAAATGATGGCGCGCACCGCTTTGGATAGCGGAAGCGAAGATGGCGAGACCACAATCCCGGCGCGCAAACTGTTCGATATCGTGCGTGCCCTGCCCGACGGCGCCAAAATCACTTTGACACTTGCGGGTGACAAAGCCACGATCCAAGGTGGCCGCAGCCGTTTTACCTTGGCGACCCTGCCCGCCAATGATTTCCCTTCAGCAGAAAACGAAGACACCACCGAACGCGCTGTGGTGCCGGAATCTGCGTTGAAAGAACTGATTGATCGCACGTCGTTTGCGATGGCGCAGCAAGATGTTCGCTACTACCTCAACGGTTTGTTGTTTGACTTGCGTGGCGATACTTTGCGTTGCGTTGCGACGGATGGTCACCGTTTGGCGTTGTGCGAAGCCCCGTTGGAAGGCGGTCAGAGCAAACGCCAAATCATCGTGCCGCGCAAAGGTGTCAACGAATTGCAGCGCATGCTTGAAGGCGGCGATCGCAATATCGAATTGGAGATCGGCCGTGCGCACATCCGTGTGGTGCGCGATGACGCCACATTCACCAGCAAGTTGATTGACGGCAAGTTCCCGGATTACGAAGCGGTCATTCCGATTGGTGCAGACAAGTTGGTCACCATGGACCGCGAAGCCCTGCGTGCTGCTCTGCAACGCGTTGCCATTCTCTCGAACGAGAAGTATCGCGGTGTGCGTCTGGAAACCACCCCTAACCTCCTTCAAATCAGCTCACACAACCCTGAGCAGGAAGAAGCCCAGGAAGATGTGGAAGTTGAAACCAAGATTGAAGACATCACCATCGGCTTCAACGTGACCTATTTGCTGGACGCGTTGTCTGCACTGCGCGACGAGAAAGTCGTGTTGGCCTTGCGTGATGCCAATTCATCGGCTTTGCTTCGTGAGGCCAGCAATGAACGCAGCCGTCACGTGGTCATGCCACTGCGTCTCTAA
- the recF gene encoding DNA replication/repair protein RecF: MHLTYFTLANIRSVAQATIEPSAQFNLITGDNGAGKTSILEALHLLSNGKSFRGRVGEGLIQVGRPHLEIYARWASRSGLNRQLGLRHAGSEWEGRIDGQNCALLSDLCTALAAVTFEPGSHALIDGRSDQRRRMMDWGLFHVEPAFIQLWRRWSRAHKQRNALLKQRTHATAQMEAWEAELAQSGEAVTRLRADYIDALAPYVSQWADRLLPELGEAVLRFAPGWKRQSVSLEDALLVQRARDLAAGFTTAGPHRADWVVEFAQRSQGERLSRGQTKLAALIVILAQAEYYAHQNGEWPVVLLDDLASELDIAHRAAVLSALAEVGAQVFVTGTTAEDLSFPAAAQVRVFHVEHGVIERG; the protein is encoded by the coding sequence ATGCATCTCACCTACTTCACTCTGGCCAACATCCGATCTGTCGCGCAAGCGACGATTGAGCCAAGCGCGCAATTCAACCTGATTACCGGCGATAACGGCGCGGGCAAAACTTCGATTCTGGAAGCGCTGCATCTACTCTCGAATGGCAAGAGCTTTCGGGGTCGTGTCGGTGAGGGTTTGATTCAAGTGGGCCGCCCGCATCTTGAGATCTATGCCCGCTGGGCGTCTCGGTCGGGTTTGAATCGGCAACTGGGGCTTCGGCATGCTGGGAGCGAGTGGGAGGGCCGCATAGATGGCCAGAACTGCGCGCTTCTGAGTGACCTATGCACTGCGCTTGCCGCAGTAACGTTTGAACCCGGGAGCCACGCGCTGATCGATGGGCGAAGTGATCAGCGGCGCCGAATGATGGATTGGGGTTTGTTCCACGTGGAACCTGCCTTTATCCAACTCTGGAGACGCTGGTCGCGAGCCCACAAACAACGCAATGCATTGCTTAAGCAACGGACGCACGCCACGGCGCAGATGGAGGCGTGGGAAGCTGAGTTGGCACAGAGCGGTGAGGCGGTTACACGACTGCGCGCGGATTACATCGACGCGCTGGCGCCGTACGTCAGTCAGTGGGCAGATCGTTTGCTCCCGGAGCTTGGTGAAGCCGTGCTGCGTTTTGCACCCGGCTGGAAGCGGCAAAGCGTGTCACTCGAGGATGCGCTTTTGGTGCAACGCGCCCGAGATTTGGCCGCTGGCTTTACAACGGCCGGGCCACACCGAGCGGATTGGGTGGTGGAATTTGCCCAGCGTTCGCAGGGTGAGCGCCTATCTCGCGGTCAGACGAAACTGGCGGCCTTGATTGTGATCTTGGCCCAAGCCGAATATTACGCCCATCAAAACGGTGAGTGGCCTGTTGTGCTGCTGGATGACCTGGCCTCGGAGCTGGATATCGCGCACCGTGCGGCCGTGCTCTCAGCGCTGGCCGAGGTGGGTGCCCAAGTGTTTGTGACAGGAACGACGGCAGAAGATCTGAGTTTCCCCGCGGCGGCCCAAGTTCGTGTGTTTCACGTGGAACATGGCGTGATTGAGAGGGGCTGA